In Rhodococcus rhodochrous, a single genomic region encodes these proteins:
- a CDS encoding FAD-dependent oxidoreductase: MPTETTVSLWRDRAPQTATYDDWTARRERYDVVVVGAGITGTVTALLLAERGLRVAVLEARDIGAVTTGNTTGKVSVLQGTRLSQIGRRHSGAIRQGYVDGTLAAQRWVVDFCTRHGLDFDRADAYTYAQDPSNASMIDAEYHHCRAAGLPAERVGEIPLPFGVAAAVTIPDQVQVDPMPILFTAVDRARTCGAEVFVGRRVKTVDTEDAGCIVRTDDGDIRADRVVLATGIPILDRGAFFARMEPDRSYSIAVEVPGGPPEGMFLSADSPTRSLRTASAAGTSSSADRLLLVGGNGHVVGRHDSTRSAYDDLLRWSQRTFPGAHELYRWSAQDYTNMDSLPEVGPVLPGADRIWVATGFGKWGMTGGVAAAHIIASRFSESPDPEVEAWAPAMAAWRTELVTGTPTAAKLNATVALHMAKGWLQAATSSGPEPDEGQGRVVRSCGRPVGVSTVDGRTQRVSAVCPHLGGILRWNDAESSWDCPLHGSRFAADGALLEGPATRNLSPR; encoded by the coding sequence ATGCCTACCGAGACCACGGTGTCCCTCTGGCGGGATCGCGCCCCGCAAACCGCGACGTACGACGACTGGACGGCCCGCCGGGAGCGCTACGACGTCGTGGTCGTCGGTGCCGGGATCACGGGCACCGTGACGGCGCTGCTCCTCGCCGAGCGGGGACTGCGCGTCGCGGTGCTCGAAGCCCGGGACATCGGGGCCGTGACCACCGGGAACACCACCGGCAAGGTCAGCGTCCTGCAGGGCACACGCCTGTCGCAGATCGGCCGCAGACATTCCGGTGCGATCCGTCAGGGATATGTCGACGGCACCCTCGCGGCGCAACGATGGGTGGTGGACTTCTGCACGCGGCACGGACTCGACTTCGACCGTGCGGACGCCTATACCTACGCGCAGGACCCGTCGAATGCGAGCATGATCGACGCGGAATACCACCACTGCCGCGCCGCCGGTCTGCCGGCCGAGCGGGTCGGTGAGATCCCGCTTCCCTTCGGTGTGGCCGCGGCGGTCACGATCCCCGACCAGGTGCAGGTCGATCCCATGCCCATCCTGTTCACAGCGGTCGACCGTGCGCGTACGTGCGGCGCCGAAGTGTTCGTCGGGCGTCGCGTGAAGACCGTGGACACCGAGGACGCAGGATGCATCGTCCGCACCGACGACGGCGACATCCGTGCAGATCGCGTGGTACTTGCGACCGGCATCCCCATCCTGGACCGCGGCGCATTCTTCGCCAGGATGGAACCCGACCGCTCGTACTCCATCGCGGTCGAAGTGCCCGGTGGCCCGCCGGAAGGGATGTTCCTGTCCGCGGACAGTCCCACCCGGTCGCTCCGCACTGCCTCCGCGGCGGGAACGTCCTCGTCGGCGGATCGACTGCTGCTCGTCGGCGGCAACGGGCACGTCGTCGGCCGGCACGATTCGACCCGCTCCGCATACGACGACCTGCTGCGATGGAGCCAACGGACCTTCCCCGGCGCCCATGAGCTGTACCGGTGGTCGGCCCAGGACTACACGAACATGGACAGCCTCCCCGAGGTCGGGCCCGTTCTGCCTGGTGCCGACCGGATCTGGGTGGCGACCGGCTTCGGTAAGTGGGGTATGACCGGCGGGGTCGCGGCGGCCCACATCATCGCGTCCCGGTTCTCGGAATCGCCGGACCCCGAGGTCGAGGCCTGGGCGCCCGCCATGGCGGCCTGGCGCACCGAACTGGTGACCGGCACTCCCACCGCAGCCAAGCTCAACGCCACCGTCGCGTTGCACATGGCCAAGGGCTGGTTGCAGGCCGCGACGTCCTCCGGGCCGGAGCCGGACGAAGGACAGGGACGGGTGGTGCGCAGTTGCGGGCGTCCCGTCGGGGTGTCCACGGTCGACGGTCGGACGCAGCGCGTGAGCGCGGTCTGCCCGCACCTCGGTGGAATTCTGCGGTGGAACGACGCGGAATCGTCGTGGGACTGCCCGCTGCACGGCTCCCGATTCGCCGCCGACGGCGCTCTGCTGGAGGGACCCGCGACCCGCAACCTCTCCCCCAGGTGA
- a CDS encoding type 1 glutamine amidotransferase domain-containing protein, whose translation MNSADGARLSGLTVAILATNGVEEVELVEPRKALEDEGATVRLVSIEQGEIQAMEKDVNAAGKYTVDHLVSEVSAGDFDGLVLPGGTTNPDQLRQDDKAVSFVREFVTSGRPVGVICHGPWTLVEADVVRDRTLTSYPSVRTDIRNAGGNVVDQEVVVDRNLVSSRNPGDLPAFCKALIDLFAANPAS comes from the coding sequence ATGAATTCCGCCGATGGGGCACGACTGTCCGGACTGACCGTCGCAATTCTCGCGACGAACGGAGTCGAGGAGGTCGAGCTCGTCGAGCCGCGTAAGGCTCTCGAGGACGAGGGTGCCACCGTCCGACTCGTCTCGATCGAGCAGGGCGAGATCCAGGCCATGGAGAAGGACGTCAACGCCGCAGGGAAGTACACCGTCGATCACCTCGTCTCGGAGGTCTCCGCCGGCGACTTCGACGGCCTGGTACTTCCCGGTGGAACCACGAATCCCGACCAGCTGCGCCAGGACGACAAGGCCGTGTCGTTCGTGCGGGAGTTCGTCACCTCCGGGCGTCCCGTCGGTGTGATCTGTCACGGGCCGTGGACGCTCGTCGAGGCCGACGTGGTGCGCGACCGCACCCTGACGTCGTATCCGAGCGTCCGCACCGACATCCGAAACGCCGGCGGAAACGTCGTCGATCAGGAGGTGGTCGTCGATCGCAACCTCGTCTCGAGCCGCAACCCCGGCGACCTGCCGGCCTTCTGCAAGGCGCTCATAGATCTCTTCGCCGCGAACCCCGCGAGCTGA
- a CDS encoding alpha,alpha-trehalose-phosphate synthase (UDP-forming): MNEPNSDDFVVVANRLPVDLETPTDGGPPVWRRSPGGLVTAMETVLRSNSGAWVGWPGTPDVTVDPFEEDGLSLYPVELSSQEVEEYYEGFSNDTLWPLYHDALIPPTFDRRWWRTYRAVNQRFAEAAARAAAPGATVWVHDYQLQLVPRMLRELRPDVTIGFFLHIPFPPTELFLQLPWRKAIVDGLLGADLVGFHLPGGAQNFLYLANRLFGLPAPRGTSSGGTIDLGDRQVRVGAYPISIDSAQLRERSRDKAVRERAAEIRRDLGDPEVMLLGVDRLDYTKGIDVRLEALHELFAEGTLDPEKVVMVQLATPSRERLTAYAQLRDQVEREVGRINGEFARLGSPVVHYLHASVDRDELLAMYTGADVMLVTPLRDGMNLVAKEYIACHPDGSGSLVLSEFAGAAAELRRALLVNPHDLEGVKRAIVEAIEEDPAERKRRMKTMHAHVMEHDVARWSRTFLEDLRDTSGAHVAAAEN, from the coding sequence ATGAACGAACCGAACTCCGACGATTTCGTCGTGGTCGCCAACCGTTTGCCGGTGGATCTCGAGACGCCGACCGACGGTGGCCCGCCGGTCTGGCGACGCAGCCCCGGTGGCCTGGTGACCGCAATGGAAACCGTGCTCCGGTCCAACAGTGGCGCCTGGGTCGGCTGGCCCGGCACTCCCGACGTGACGGTCGATCCCTTCGAGGAGGACGGGCTCTCGCTGTATCCGGTGGAGCTGTCCTCCCAGGAGGTCGAGGAGTACTACGAGGGTTTCTCGAACGACACCCTGTGGCCGCTCTACCACGACGCGCTCATCCCACCCACTTTCGATCGCCGGTGGTGGCGGACCTATCGCGCGGTCAATCAGCGATTCGCCGAGGCCGCGGCCCGTGCCGCCGCCCCCGGGGCGACGGTGTGGGTGCACGACTACCAGCTCCAGCTCGTTCCCCGGATGCTGCGCGAACTCCGGCCCGACGTCACGATCGGCTTCTTCCTCCACATCCCCTTCCCGCCCACCGAACTGTTCCTGCAGTTGCCGTGGCGGAAGGCGATCGTCGACGGTCTGCTCGGCGCCGATCTCGTCGGTTTCCATCTCCCCGGCGGGGCACAGAACTTCCTCTATCTCGCCAACCGGCTCTTCGGACTGCCGGCACCGCGCGGGACCTCGTCGGGCGGCACCATCGATCTCGGCGACCGGCAGGTTCGCGTCGGCGCCTACCCTATCTCCATCGACTCCGCGCAGCTCCGGGAACGTTCCCGCGACAAGGCCGTTCGGGAGCGCGCCGCCGAGATCCGCAGGGACCTGGGCGATCCGGAGGTCATGCTGCTCGGCGTCGACCGTCTCGACTACACCAAGGGGATCGACGTACGCCTGGAGGCTCTGCACGAGCTGTTCGCCGAAGGCACCCTCGATCCCGAGAAGGTCGTGATGGTGCAGTTGGCCACGCCGAGCCGCGAGCGTTTGACGGCGTACGCACAACTCCGCGACCAGGTGGAGCGCGAAGTGGGGCGGATCAACGGTGAGTTCGCCCGGCTCGGTTCCCCCGTCGTCCACTACCTCCATGCCTCGGTCGACCGCGACGAGCTGCTCGCGATGTACACCGGTGCCGATGTCATGCTGGTCACTCCCTTGCGCGACGGCATGAATCTCGTCGCCAAGGAGTACATCGCCTGCCACCCCGACGGCAGCGGTTCGTTGGTGCTCAGCGAATTCGCTGGGGCGGCAGCGGAACTCCGTCGCGCGCTCCTCGTCAATCCGCACGATCTCGAAGGCGTCAAGCGCGCGATAGTGGAGGCGATCGAGGAGGATCCGGCCGAACGGAAGAGGCGTATGAAGACCATGCACGCGCACGTCATGGAGCACGACGTCGCCCGTTGGTCGCGCACCTTCCTCGAGGATCTACGGGACACCTCGGGTGCGCACGTCGCTGCCGCCGAAAACTAG
- a CDS encoding PAS and ANTAR domain-containing protein produces the protein MSRILADDVSRHVGSFRYLSTDDSWEWSASVARIHGYEPGTVVPTTELVLRHKHPDDREDITTLLTSVRTTGEPFSSRHRIVDTRGTIRHVVVIGDRIVDEDGSVLGTSGFYLDLTDALEEDLRAAVDAAMSSLADARAVIEQAKGALMLAYTIPAERAFEILVWRSQETNVKLRSLAERLVHEISTTPGLLEEFRGRFDHLFLTVHERVRSGDPLPSD, from the coding sequence TTGAGCCGGATCCTCGCCGACGACGTCTCCCGGCACGTCGGAAGTTTCCGGTACCTGTCGACCGACGACTCGTGGGAATGGTCGGCTTCCGTCGCCCGGATACACGGCTACGAACCCGGCACCGTCGTACCCACGACCGAACTCGTCCTCCGGCACAAACACCCCGACGACAGGGAGGACATCACGACGCTCCTCACCTCCGTCCGTACCACGGGTGAACCGTTCAGCAGCCGGCACCGGATCGTCGACACCCGAGGCACGATCAGACATGTCGTCGTGATCGGCGATCGCATCGTGGACGAGGACGGCTCGGTTCTCGGCACGTCGGGGTTCTATCTCGACCTGACCGACGCTCTCGAAGAGGACCTGCGGGCAGCGGTCGACGCGGCGATGTCGTCCCTGGCGGACGCCCGTGCCGTCATCGAACAGGCCAAGGGCGCTCTCATGCTGGCGTACACGATCCCGGCCGAGCGCGCGTTCGAGATCCTGGTGTGGCGTTCCCAGGAGACGAACGTCAAGCTGCGGTCACTCGCCGAACGGCTCGTACACGAGATCTCGACCACCCCCGGGCTCCTCGAAGAGTTCCGCGGCCGTTTCGATCACCTGTTCCTCACCGTGCACGAGCGAGTCCGCTCGGGCGACCCGCTCCCTTCCGATTGA
- a CDS encoding glycosyltransferase, with protein sequence MVAGQVNPLLGHGTHAGAAPQGLHVHLAELSSALAGADHEVVVYTRREDRDGPDRISAPGGYEVVQVPAGPPSPLRPDETASAMGEFGSFLDREWRQRPPDITHAHYWLSGLATQLATRSLGIPTVQTFHSLGTVEHRIREKTAMDASARDRIRLERLIARGATRMIATSSDEVFELARMGLPRTRTTVVPSGVDAAHYSTAAAPDTTRTRKHRLLAAGPLEPGSGFDIAIEALAGIPDTELVIAAHPAPPYLSRRSDEQEKSRLVKLARVRGVQGRVRIRRDVGRDEMPGLLLSADAVVSTPWHDPSGMLALQAMSCGRPVIATASGGMLDTVLDDATGLLVPTRSPEAVAAAARRLLSDATTRATFGIAGRDRVLARYTWDRVAEDTLRAYERCVPVRRTAHRTARTGVQ encoded by the coding sequence ATGGTTGCCGGACAAGTGAATCCCCTGCTCGGTCACGGTACGCACGCAGGTGCGGCGCCGCAAGGACTGCATGTCCATCTGGCCGAACTGTCCTCCGCCCTCGCCGGGGCCGACCACGAGGTGGTGGTCTACACACGTCGCGAGGATCGCGACGGCCCCGACCGGATCTCCGCCCCTGGTGGATACGAAGTGGTGCAGGTGCCGGCAGGTCCGCCGTCCCCGCTGCGCCCCGACGAAACTGCCTCTGCGATGGGCGAATTCGGGAGCTTCCTGGATCGGGAGTGGCGTCAGCGGCCACCGGACATCACCCACGCCCACTACTGGCTGTCCGGACTGGCCACCCAGCTCGCCACCCGCTCGCTGGGCATCCCCACGGTCCAGACCTTCCACTCCCTCGGCACGGTCGAGCACCGCATCCGGGAGAAGACGGCGATGGACGCGTCCGCGCGCGACCGAATCCGCTTGGAGCGACTCATCGCCCGGGGCGCGACGCGCATGATCGCGACGAGTTCCGACGAGGTGTTCGAGCTGGCGCGCATGGGACTCCCCCGCACGCGGACCACGGTGGTGCCGAGCGGAGTGGACGCCGCGCACTACAGCACCGCCGCCGCTCCCGACACCACGAGGACCCGCAAGCATCGCCTGCTCGCAGCCGGTCCTCTCGAACCGGGCTCCGGATTCGACATCGCCATCGAAGCGCTGGCGGGCATTCCCGATACCGAGTTGGTCATCGCCGCGCATCCTGCTCCCCCGTACCTGTCGCGTCGATCCGACGAGCAGGAGAAGTCCCGCCTCGTGAAGCTCGCCCGCGTACGTGGCGTGCAGGGACGCGTCCGGATCCGACGAGACGTCGGGCGGGACGAGATGCCCGGTCTGCTCCTGTCCGCCGACGCCGTCGTCTCCACCCCCTGGCACGATCCGTCGGGCATGCTCGCCCTGCAAGCGATGTCGTGTGGTCGCCCGGTCATCGCGACCGCCTCCGGCGGAATGCTCGACACCGTGCTCGACGACGCCACCGGCCTTCTCGTGCCCACCCGCTCCCCCGAGGCCGTCGCGGCAGCTGCGCGCCGGCTCCTCTCCGACGCGACGACACGCGCCACCTTCGGTATCGCCGGACGCGACCGCGTGCTCGCCCGGTACACCTGGGATCGCGTGGCGGAGGACACCCTTCGCGCCTACGAACGCTGCGTGCCGGTCCGGCGTACTGCACACCGGACCGCACGGACCGGTGTGCAGTAG
- a CDS encoding STAS domain-containing protein, whose amino-acid sequence MTVPQRIAAQVDSGPSAWSAQPIRSDIPAERVVGAEFSAQRIEPDLVWIDVRGEIDIRNAHALHAFTHRQLGESIRMVVDLGAVEFFGAAGLSVFDDLDERARALNVRWALLSGRPVERLLRVADAAIAAKACRTREAALAAVAPVK is encoded by the coding sequence ATGACAGTTCCTCAGCGAATTGCCGCACAGGTAGATTCCGGCCCGTCCGCGTGGTCGGCTCAACCGATCAGGTCCGATATTCCCGCAGAGCGGGTCGTCGGTGCGGAATTCAGTGCTCAGAGGATCGAGCCGGATCTCGTCTGGATCGACGTACGAGGCGAGATCGACATCCGCAACGCACACGCTCTCCACGCATTCACCCACCGGCAGCTCGGGGAATCGATCCGTATGGTCGTCGATCTCGGCGCAGTCGAGTTCTTCGGCGCGGCGGGTTTGTCGGTCTTCGACGATCTCGACGAGCGCGCGCGTGCCCTGAACGTCCGATGGGCTCTTCTGAGCGGCCGGCCGGTGGAACGACTGCTCCGGGTCGCCGATGCGGCCATCGCCGCCAAGGCCTGCAGGACACGTGAAGCAGCACTCGCTGCGGTCGCTCCCGTGAAGTAG
- a CDS encoding anti-sigma factor, with the protein MAKSASIESARDHNPPVVELRVEAHPDQLAVLRAVAAAIALQHDFDLDTVADVKLAVDEAATRLIMGAPEDAILACSFRAALPLLHISLSAPTNDASAIGQPRSFGWHVLNSLTESISVTSDDSRATIDMSIAEGSADR; encoded by the coding sequence ATGGCAAAATCCGCGTCGATCGAATCGGCACGCGACCACAATCCCCCGGTAGTCGAACTCCGAGTAGAGGCTCATCCCGACCAGCTCGCAGTGCTCCGAGCAGTAGCCGCCGCGATCGCGCTGCAGCACGACTTCGACCTCGATACCGTTGCGGATGTGAAGCTCGCCGTCGACGAAGCGGCCACGCGGCTGATCATGGGCGCACCCGAGGACGCGATCCTCGCGTGCTCGTTCCGGGCGGCTCTCCCGCTGCTGCACATCAGTCTGTCGGCGCCCACGAACGACGCCTCCGCGATCGGGCAGCCGCGCTCCTTCGGTTGGCACGTGCTCAACTCGCTGACCGAGTCCATCTCGGTGACGAGCGACGACTCGCGCGCCACGATCGACATGTCCATCGCCGAAGGCAGCGCCGATCGGTGA
- a CDS encoding SigB/SigF/SigG family RNA polymerase sigma factor yields MTRNTGRSSDEYADVTETLRTLLALEEGDPGRIRIRDAVVERCLPLAEHIARRFDGRGEAFEDLLQVARLGLVNAVDRFDPERGSDFVSFAVPTIMGEVRRHFRDAGWAVRVPRRMKELHLSLSKATSELSQQLGRAPTASELAEVLGIDQEEVLQGLVAGNAYQTVSVDRSSPSGDDRLTLADTLGDYDAALDEVENHEALRPLLEALPARERTVVLLRFFGNMTQTQIAERVGVSQMHVSRLLTKTLAQLREQLGDNF; encoded by the coding sequence GTGACGCGCAACACGGGTAGGTCGAGCGACGAGTACGCCGACGTCACCGAAACGTTGAGAACACTCCTCGCACTCGAGGAGGGCGACCCCGGTCGCATCCGCATCCGCGACGCAGTGGTCGAGCGGTGCCTGCCGCTCGCCGAGCACATCGCCCGGCGCTTCGACGGCCGTGGTGAGGCCTTCGAGGATCTGCTGCAGGTCGCGCGCCTGGGCCTGGTCAACGCGGTCGACCGTTTCGACCCCGAACGCGGTTCGGATTTCGTCTCCTTCGCGGTCCCCACGATCATGGGCGAGGTGCGCAGGCACTTCCGTGACGCCGGCTGGGCCGTTCGTGTGCCGAGGCGCATGAAGGAACTGCACCTGTCCCTGAGCAAGGCCACCTCCGAGCTCTCCCAGCAGCTCGGACGTGCACCCACCGCCTCCGAGCTCGCCGAGGTACTCGGCATCGATCAGGAGGAGGTGCTGCAGGGTCTCGTGGCCGGCAACGCCTACCAGACGGTGTCGGTCGACCGGTCGTCCCCGTCCGGCGACGACCGGCTCACTCTCGCCGACACGCTCGGCGACTACGACGCCGCGCTCGACGAGGTCGAGAACCACGAGGCGCTGCGTCCGTTGCTCGAGGCCCTTCCGGCCCGCGAACGCACGGTCGTGCTGCTGCGCTTCTTCGGCAACATGACGCAGACGCAGATCGCCGAGCGCGTGGGTGTCTCGCAGATGCACGTGTCGCGTCTGCTCACGAAGACCCTCGCGCAGCTCCGCGAGCAGCTCGGCGACAACTTCTGA
- a CDS encoding NAD(P)-dependent alcohol dehydrogenase — MTSTTGTTTVAAYAATAPDAPLSKTTVERRALGPLDVLIAIEFAGICHSDIHTARNEWGGTKYPIVPGHEIVGTVAAVGSGVTKHAVGDRVGVGCFVSSCGGCEPCRTGFEQHCTNRVTGTYNSVDRDGSVTQGGYSTHIVVTEHFVLRIPDGLDPAAAAPLLCAGITLYSPLKRWNAGPGSKVAIIGMGGLGHVGVKIAAAMGAEVTVLGHSLSKRDDGLRFGAVDYRSTEDESTFKELRGKFDLILNTVSVNLDLDRYMSLLRLHGTLVGLGLPEKPLSVRAFSLAMNDRAMAGSNVGGIPDTQAMLDFCAEHGIGAEIELISADRINEAYDRVVASDVRYRFVIDASTF; from the coding sequence GACGTGCCCTCGGCCCGCTCGACGTGCTCATCGCCATCGAGTTCGCCGGCATCTGCCATTCCGACATCCACACCGCCCGGAACGAGTGGGGCGGAACCAAGTACCCGATCGTGCCGGGCCACGAGATCGTCGGCACTGTCGCCGCCGTCGGTTCCGGGGTCACGAAGCATGCCGTCGGAGACCGCGTCGGCGTGGGTTGCTTCGTGAGCTCCTGTGGTGGATGTGAGCCCTGCCGAACAGGATTCGAACAGCACTGCACCAATCGGGTGACGGGAACCTACAACTCCGTCGACCGCGACGGCTCCGTCACCCAGGGCGGCTACTCGACACACATCGTCGTCACCGAACACTTCGTCCTGAGGATTCCCGACGGACTCGACCCGGCCGCCGCGGCGCCTCTGCTGTGCGCGGGAATCACCCTGTACTCGCCGCTGAAGCGGTGGAATGCCGGGCCGGGGAGCAAGGTCGCGATCATCGGCATGGGCGGTCTCGGGCATGTCGGAGTGAAGATCGCGGCAGCGATGGGTGCGGAGGTGACCGTGCTCGGTCACTCGCTGTCGAAGCGGGACGACGGCCTGCGTTTCGGTGCGGTCGACTACCGGTCCACCGAGGACGAGTCGACCTTCAAGGAGTTGCGCGGGAAGTTCGATCTGATCCTCAACACCGTCTCGGTCAACCTCGACCTCGACCGCTACATGTCGTTGCTGCGGCTGCACGGCACCCTCGTCGGCCTCGGCCTGCCCGAGAAGCCGCTGTCGGTGCGGGCGTTCTCGCTCGCGATGAACGATCGTGCGATGGCGGGATCGAATGTCGGCGGAATCCCCGACACGCAGGCGATGCTGGACTTCTGCGCAGAGCACGGCATCGGTGCGGAGATCGAGCTGATCTCCGCGGACCGTATCAACGAGGCATACGACCGTGTGGTCGCCAGTGATGTGCGCTATCGCTTCGTGATCGACGCCTCGACGTTCTGA